The Pirellulimonas nuda genome includes a region encoding these proteins:
- a CDS encoding PAS domain-containing protein, which produces MPIGPDLRRRAEALLRAEPPAFAKLPCVDVQRLVHELEVHQAELELQNQQLLEAQRAMVKSRDRFQELYDFAPFCYFTLAPDGVVTQANLMFAELVGSEPSTLVGSRMSDFIQSAYQDDWRVYREGIIHDGPFNEPCNVVVRGAQGDVFMRLDCHVVRSGDDEVEEILCSLVQQQLSRRF; this is translated from the coding sequence ATGCCCATCGGACCCGATCTGCGCAGGCGTGCAGAAGCGTTGCTCCGGGCCGAGCCTCCCGCGTTCGCAAAACTACCATGCGTCGACGTCCAGCGTCTGGTCCACGAGCTTGAGGTCCATCAGGCGGAACTGGAGCTGCAGAACCAACAACTGCTGGAGGCCCAGCGGGCGATGGTCAAGTCCCGTGACCGCTTCCAAGAACTGTACGACTTCGCCCCCTTCTGCTACTTCACGCTCGCCCCCGACGGCGTCGTGACGCAGGCGAACCTCATGTTCGCAGAACTCGTGGGCAGCGAGCCCTCTACGCTGGTCGGCAGCAGGATGTCGGACTTCATCCAGTCCGCTTACCAAGACGACTGGCGCGTCTACCGCGAGGGCATCATCCACGATGGCCCCTTCAACGAGCCCTGCAATGTCGTCGTCCGCGGCGCCCAGGGCGACGTCTTCATGCGTCTCGATTGCCACGTGGTGCGCAGCGGCGACGACGAGGTCGAAGAGATCCTCTGCTCGCTCGTCCAGCAGCAGCTTAGCAGGCGTTTCTAG